The genomic window GGACCTGCTCTTCGCGCCCTTCCTCTGCTTCGCCATGGACGAGATCGTCAACAGCGCGGGCAAGCTGCGCTACATGTCCGGCGGCCAGTTCAAGTTCCCCATGGTCGTCATGGCGATGACCGGCGGCGGCTGGACCGTGGGCGCCCACCACAACCACAACCTGGAGTCCTGGTTCGTGCACGCCCCCGGACTGAAGGTGGTGATGCCCTCCAACCCCGCCGACTTCAAGGGCCTGCTCAAGTCCGCCATCCGCGACGAGAACCCGGTGCTCTTCTTCACCGACATGGCCCTCTCGTTCAAGCCCGGCGAGGTCCCCGAAGGCGACCACCTGGTGCCCCTGGGCAAGGCCTCGGTGGTGCGCGAGGGGTCCGACGTGACCCTCATCTCCTACGCCAAGACCGTCGACGCCTGCCTGGAGGCCGCCCAGACCCTGGCGGCCCAGGGCGTGGAGGCCGAGGTGATCGACCTGCGCACCCTCAAGCCCCTGGACGAGGCCACGATCCTGGCGTCAGTGGCCCGGACGGGCCGGGCCGTGATCGTGCACGAGGCCGGACGCCTCTGCGGGGTCGGCGCCGAAGTGGCCGCCCTGCTCTCCGAGAAGGCCTTCGCCGACCTCAAGGCCCCCATCGTGCGCCTCACCGGCCCCGACGTGCCGCCGCCCTCCAGCTACGTCCTCGAGCAGGCCTACATCCCCCAGGCCGGCGCCGTGGCCGAGGCCGCCCTCCGCCTGGCCTCGCACTCCGCCGCCCTCAAGCTCGCCCCCAGCCCCGCGGGAGCCTGATTCCCGCCCCACCCAAGGAGATTCCGTGAACCTGCTTCCGACTTTCGCCGTCCTCGCCGTGGCCGCCTCCCTCCAGGCCCAGACCCCCGCCGCCCGCGGCGCCTACCTGGTGAAGACCATGGGCTGCAACGACTGCCACACCCCCCTGAAGATGGGGCCCAAGGGCCCCGAACCCGACATGGACCGCTTCCTCTCCGGCCACCCCGCGGGCCTGAAGATGCCCCCCGCCCCCGACCTGGGACAGGGCCCCTGGGCCTGGGTGGGCAGCGGCACCATGACCGCCTTCTCCGGCCCCTGGGGCACGACCTTCTCGGCCAACCTCACCTCGGACAAGGAGACCGGCATGGGCGCCGTCTCCGAAAAGGACTTCATCCAGATATTCCGCACCGGGCGCCACCTGGGCAAGGGCCGCCCCGTGCTGCCCCCCATGCCCATCCCCGCCGTGAACGAGGCCACCGACGAGGACATCAAGGCCATCTATGCCTTCCTCCAGACCACCAGGCCCATCCGCAACGCGGTGCCGGACATCCTCCCGCCCCGCTCCTGAGGTCCCGTGCTCCCCCGGTTCCTTCTCGCCCTGACCCTGGCCGCCGCCCCCCCCGCGCAGCTCTCCCTCACCGGACTCTACGAGGAGGGCCGGGTGGCCGCGGGCAACCTGCGCTACTCCCCCCAGTACCCGCTCTGGTCCGACGGGGCCGGCAAGTCGCGGTGGATCGCCCTGCCCCCGGGCACCGCCATCGGCACCCAGAACCCCGGCGCCTGGGACTTCCCGGTGGGCACGAAGTTCTGGAAGGAGTTCGCCTTCGGTGGCCGGAAGGTGGAGACCCGCATGCTGTGGAAGGCGGCGGAGACCGAGTGGGTCTACGCCGCCTACCGCTGGCGGGAGGACCAGCGCGATGCCGACCTGGCGCCGGCCGCGGGCGTGGGGGACACCGCCGACCTGGGCGGCGGGTTGAGCCACGCCATCCCCTCCACCGCCGACTGCAGGGCCTGCCACGAGAACGGCCCCACTCCGGTGCTGGGCTTCACCGCCCTGCAGCTCTCCCCCGACCGGGATCCCCTGGCCCCCCACGCCGAGCCCCTCGAACCGGACATGGCCACCCTCCGGACCCTGGCCGAGCGCCGCCTCCTGGACCCGCCCCTGCCGCCGGGCCCCGCCCCGCGCATCCAGGCCGACAGTCCCCGGGCCCGCGCCGTGCTGGGCTACCTCGCGACCAACTGCGGCACCTGCCATACCCCTGCGAGCCCCATCCGGGGCGTCAGCCTCGACCTGACCCCCGGCTCGGGCACCGCCACCACCGTGGGCCGCCTCGGCCACTACCGCATCCCCGGCGACGAGGCCCCGAGCTCCATCGTCCGCCCCGGAGACCCCGGGCACAGCTCCCTGCTCTACCGCATGGCCTCCGGCCACGCCGAGGCCCGCATGCCCCCCATGGGAAACGCCCTGCCGGACCGGGAAGCGGCTGAACTCGTACGGGCCTGGATCGCGTCCTTGCGCGACCCCGGCGACGGCCGTACGCTTCCCCCCGGACCCGCAGGAAACGGCCCATCCGACCCGAGGAGGGCGCCATGATCATGGAACTTGCCGAGCAGGAGGCGGATCTCCTGAAACTCCTTCTGGTGAAGGAGCTGGAAGAGACCCGGGTGGAAGTGCATCACGCCAGGAACATGGATTTCAAGCTTGGCCTGGAGGCCCGGGAGGCCAACCTGAAGAGCCTGCTCAACCGGTTCCAGCGCCCTAACCTCTGATATGTATTGGCCTGTCAAGGCTGGCAGCCAACTATTTCTCTTTTCCGGCAGTGTGTAGGGAGCAGAACGGACGGCATGCCGACGGTTGATCAGTCTGATATGCGCGGGTTGGGTACCGCATGACAACGGGTTCGTCGAGGAGCTGCCTCGATCTAGTGGCGAGGGTCATTCCAGAAGCGAATGCCTCTTAGAGGGTTCGAGGATTCTCCCACCGTTGTCCGTTCTGCTGCCGACACACTGCGGCTGCACTTCAGCCAGCTAAGGCTTGGGGGTAGGCGGTGGCAGGGCCTGGCCAATGGCCCAGAGGAAGCCGGTCAGCTCGCGGGCGATGGCCGTGCAGGTCTGGACCTTCTTCTTGCCCCTGGCCTCGAACTGCCGGTAGCGTGCGCAAAGGCGCTTCTGTGCAGCCCAGGCGATGGTCTGCACTGCTTCTGGAGCACGTTCGGCCCGTCTTTGCAGGCTCGGGGTTTTCCTCGCGGGATGCCGGTAGGTCCATGCTGCCTCCACCAGGACCCTGCGCACATGGCCATTGCCGGTCTTGGTGATCCCCCCGCGGGACCGGGTCTCGCCACTGGAATGCTCGCTGGGAACCACCCCCAGATACTTCATCAACTGGGGTGCATTGGCGAATCGCCTCAAATCGCCGATCTCAGCCACGATCGTGGTCGCAGTGAGGCGGTTGATCCCGCGCAGGGCCATGTAGCCTTCGATCAGCCTGGAGAAGGCCGAACTCGATCCGGCGGTTTCGATCTGCTCGTCGAAGGCCGCAACCCGTCTGGTCATGGCCTGGACCGTATCGACATATTCCTGAAAGACGATTTGTTGGACCGGCTGGTCGAACTTCATGGTTTCCAGCCAGCGGAGATGGGCCTGGGTCCACCGGGTTTTTCCGGAATAGGTCCGCCCGTGCCGCAGCAGGAAGGCCAACAGTCGCTGCTTGGCGACGTGCTGCAAATGCTTCAGGTCCTCCCGAGCCCGGGTCAGATCCCGCAGGGCCTCCTGGGCTTCGTCGGGCACCCATATTGCCGTTAGTTCCCCGGCCCGGTGGAGCCTGGCCAAGGTCAGACTATCGCGGCGGTCGGTTTTGACCCGGTCCCCAGGTTTCCTGGGAATGAGGGACGGCGCCACAACCTGGCACTCCAGCCGTAAAGCGAGTAGTTGCCGATAAAGGATGTAACCGCAGGGGCCCGCTTCGTAGCAGAACGAAAGCGTCGCGCCATCCTTCCGGAGTTGCCTCACAAGTTTCACCACGGCCTCCGGTGTATTGGCGATCTCACCCACGTACCGAACTTCCCCTTCGTGGGCTTCAGCCACCGAGACCGCAATCGTCTCCTTGTGGACATCCAGCCCGACGTACTTGCTCACCTTGCTAGAATCGTTCACGGCCTGTCCTCCTCAATTACGGCTCTGAGCCGGTTGTGTAATGCGCACTGAGCTTAACCCGCGTCATTTAAGGACGGACAGGCCCCTTTGAGGAGCCTGGGGCCTTGCCTCGGTGGGCCTTGCGCACCACCCTTTAGACAGCCGGGCGGAGGTTAGGGCTACCGCAGGGATGCGACCCGAGCGCCGACCCGGGCCCGGAAACAGGGTGGGCCGGAGTCATCCGGCCCCGTCCTTGGCAACCGCCTTTCCAACCGGCCCAGTTTCTGGGCTTCAGGCGATAAATCCCGGGGGTCTGGGGGCAGAGCCCCCGGGGATCTCGTTCTAACGGCCCGCCTGATTCGTGTCAGGCCAATACATGATGTCTAGATGGTGTTTTAGAAATAGAAGGCCCCGCGATGATGGCTAGTCCACCTGCCTCATGCGGGTGGTGTGGCCCTTCACGCCGTCGCTGAACACGAGGTCCAGCGAGGCCGCCGAAGTCTGGAAGGTCCGCTGGCCGCCTTCGAGGATGGCCACCACCTCCCCTGTGGCCGTGTCCCTGACCATGACGGCGGGGTGCGCGGCGGCGTCCCAGTCCAGGGCCACCTCGCCTGCCGAGACCCGGCGCAGGGAGGGTTGCCCCGCAACGACCCGGGGCGAGGTGCGGCTTGCGAGGATCTGCCCGTCCTTGAGGACCCTGAGGCTGGCCAGGGCATCCAGGTCGGCGGAGGCCGCGGGCAGGGCCACGAGGAAGTGCCGGTCGTGGGGACCCGGGTCGCAACCCATCTCCTCGGCTTCCATGGGGGAGGTAAGGACCACATTTCCGCCGGCGTCCAGGCCTTCCAGGCGCAGGTCCCCTTCCGGCTGGACCGGGGACGGGACGGCGCGGGTGCGGAATCCGGGGAGCAGTTCGACGGAGCCGTCCTTGTGCACGATGCCCCGGGCGATGAGGCACTCCCGGGCCGTATCCGCGGCCGTGGCCACGTAGGCGCCGGTGGCCGCGCGGGTGGTGATGACCTTCTTGTAGTTGTAGTCGCTCACCCAGACCGGACTGCAGTAGCTCATGACGTCCACCACCGAGGTGGGCGATTCGAGGATGTTCCGGGTGCTGTCGTAGCCCCAGACGCCGATGACGCCGCTGGCGTACGGATAGCCGGTGTCGTACGAGGAGACCCCGCACGGCGCGTGGGACAGGCCGAAATTGTGCCCGACCTCGTGGGCGAAGACCTCCGGGTAGAGCCCGCCGTCGGCATAGTTGGCGCTCTTGTCCCAGCCGATGGCCGTGCGCGCGGAGTAGGGAGAGTTGAGGGTCGGGACGTACCCCATCCCGGCCGTGCCGCTGGCGTAGGGCGTCGTCACGGCCCCGTAGTAGTACCGGCCGGTGGCGCCGTCCGCGGCGTGCTTGGCGGAGAGGTCGCTCAGGAGCTTGCTCCAGGTGGTGTCGTCAGTGGCGCTGAGGGTGGAGACCGAACCGGTGAAGGGAGCCCCCACGAGGATGTCCAGGTCGGCGATGGGCCACATCCTGGCCAGCCGCGCCACCCACGACGCCTTGGTGGCCTCGGTCACGTTGGCCGTGCCGCTGGACAGCACCACGGGGAAGATCGTGGTGCGGAAGGTGGGAACCGTGGTCACCGCGAGGGCGACCGTGGTCGTGTTGTTGGTGCGGTCCCCCTCGGCGACCAGGCCTCCGGGGTCGATCACCGCCTCGATCGCATAGCCGGTGCCCACCGGGGACGCCAGGTCCGTTCCGGGGATGGCCAGGTTCCAGCTGGAGGCGAGGGTGCCTTCGGCCACCGTCAGCGGGGTGCCGGCGCCCGGTGCGGCGACGGTCTTGGGATAGCCGGAGACGGCGGTTCCGTTGTTGGTGAGGGTGACCTGAACCACGGGCGCGGCGGTGTTGGCCTGGTTGGCCAGCACGTAGACCCGGGCGAGTCCGTTCTTGCCGGCGATGATGGGCACGGAATTGTCGGGGGTCTGGGTGCTCTGGGTGAATTCGATCTTCGCCACCGCCAGATCCAGGGTGGAGCCGGGGGGGAAGACCACGATGGACAGGGCCGCCGTGGCGGAGCCGCCGCCATTGGAGGCGGTGACGGTGTAAGTCGCCATGGCGGTCGCCGCCGTGGGCGTGCCGCTGATGACGCCGGTGGCGGTGTTCAGGGCCAGCCCTGGGGGCAGGGACGGGCTGACCGCGTAGGAGGCCACGGCGCCGCCGCCCGAAGTGGATGGGACGTTCGCCGCGATGGCGGTGCCGACCGCGTAGTAGGCCCTGGTCACCGTGTAGGTCAGGCCCGAGGGAGCCACCTCCACGACGGAGAGGGTGAGGGTGGCCTGGGCGCTGCCCGCGGGGTTGGAGCCCGTGACGACATAGCTGGCCGGAGCCGTCAGCGTCGTGGGCATCCCGGAGATGACGCCGGTGGCGGGGTCCATGGCCAGGCCCGCGGGAAGGGCCGGGCTGACGACGTAGCCCGTCGGCGCGCCGCCGCTGAAGGAGGGGCTGTTGGCCGTGATCGCGATGCCGCGGGGGTAGGCCGCCGTCGTCCGGGTGTAGGTGAGGTTGGCCGGGGCCACTTCCACCACGGACAGGGTGAGCGTGGTGGTCACGCTGCCGGTGGCGTTGGAGGCCGTCACGACGTAGGCGGCGGCGGCCGTGACGGCGGTGGGGGTTCCGGTGATGACGCCGGAGGCGGAGCTGAGCGACAGGCCCGCGGGAAGGGCCGGCTCGATCAAATAGCCGGTGGGCGTGCCGCCGGTGTGGGAGGGCGTGTTGGCGGCAATGGCGGCGCCCCGGGCGTAGACGGCGGTGGGGATGCCGTAGGACACCCCCGTGGGGGCGGCGTCGTTCACCGTGATGGTGAGCCCCGCGGTGGTGCCGCCTGCGGAGTTGGTGGCCGTCACGGTGTAGGTGGCCCTGGCTGTGATGGCGGTGGGGGTTCCGCTGACGGCGCCGGTCGAGGAGCTCAGGCTCAGACCCGCCGGCAGGGTGGGGGTGACGGAATACCGGGCCGGGGTTCCGCCCGTGGAGGAGGGCAGATCGGGGGTGATGGCCTCGCCGATGGTGAAGACCGCCGGGTTGGCGGCGTAGGTGAGATTGGCGGGTCCCTGGGGCGCCGGCGTGGAGGAGCCTCCCCCCCCGCATCCGAGGTTGACAAGGAGACTGCCGGCCAGGAAAAGGCCGATCCATCGGAAAGGTCGCATCATGCCCCCGCGGCAAACGTCGCCAACCCAATTATAAGATAATGAGTCTCATGGGGTTCGTTGAATATTTTATAACTGCTTCTCCGTTCGTTTCCGGGCTTCAATCCACCTGTTTCAGGTGGGTGGTGTGGCCCTTGATTCCATCGCTGAACACCAGGTCCAGGGCGGCGGCCTGGGTCCGGATCGTCCGCTCCCCGCCGGCGAGGACGGCGATGACCTCCCCGGTGGAGGCATCCCGCACCAGGAGCCCCGGATGGACACGGGCATCCCAGGTGATCGTCACGTCCTCGCCGGAGGCGCGGCGGACCGCGGGACCGGCGCTTGGGGCCCCGGCCGAGGTGCGGCTGGCCAGGATCCGGCCTTCCTTCAGGATCCTCAGGTCCGCCAGGGCGTCCAGGTCGCTGGAGGCCAGGGGAAGGGCCGCGAGGAAATGCCGGTCGCGGGGGGCCCCTCCGCAGCCCGCCTCCACCGCCTCCAGGGGCGCGGTGAAGAGGAGCCGGCCCGTGGCGTCCAGGCCCTCCACCCGCAGGTCGGATTCCACCGGGGGGATCGTCGGCGCCGCCCCGGTGCGGAACCCGGGGAGCAGCTCGACCGTGCCGTCCTCGTGAAGGAGGCCGCGCACGAGCAGGCACTCCCGGGGGTCCTCGGGGGAGGCCACCAGGAACCCGCCGGTGACGTTGCGGTTGGCGAGAACCTTCTTGTAGTTGTAGTCGCTGACCCAGTTGGGGCTGCAGTAGCCCATGATGTCGTTCCAGGACGTGGGGGCGTAGAGGGTGTTGGAGACGCTGTCGTACGCCCAGGTGCCGATGATGCCGTTGGCGTAGGGATAGCCGGCGTCGGGGTTGGCGACTCCGCCGCAGGGGGCGTGATAAAGGCCGAAGGTGTGGCCGATCTCGTGGGCGAAGACCTCCGGGTACTTGCCGCCGTCGGCGTAGCCGCTGGCCTTGTCCCAGCCGATGGCCGTGCGGTAGCGGTAGTTGGCGCCCGGGCCGGCGATGTAGCCCAGGCCGGCCACGCCGCTGCCGTAGGGGATGCTCAGGGCCCCGTAGTAGTAGCGGTTGGTGGCCGCATCCGCCTGGTGCTTGAGCGCGAGATCGCTGAGGAGGGCGCTCCAGCCCGTTCCGTCGGAGCCCAGGGTCGCCACCGAGCCGGTGAAGGTGGCCCCCACGAGGACGTCCACGTCGGCCACGGGCCACATCTTGGCCAGCCGGGCCACCCAGGCGGCCTTGTTGGCCTCCGTGATGTTGCCCGTTCCGCTGGAGAGAACCACGGGGAAGATCGTGGTGCGGAAGGTGGGCACGGTGGCGCCGGTGAGCGCCACCGTGGTCGTGTTGTTCGTGCGGTCCGCCTCGGCGACCAGGGCCTGGGGGTCCACCACGGCCGTGAGGGCGTAGCCGGTCCCCGCGGGGGCGGCCAGGTCCGAGCCGGGGATGGCCAGGTTCCAGCTGGAGGCCAGGGTTCCTTCGGCGACCGCCAGGGGCACGCTGGCGCCGGGGGCCGGGATGGTCCTGGGGTAGCCCGCGACCGGGATCCCGTCGTTGGTGAGGGTGAGCTGCACCGCCGGCGCCACGGTGTTGGCCTGGTTGGCCACCACGAAGACCCGGGCGACCCCGCTCTTGCCGGCGAGGATGGGCACGCTGTTGTCGAGGGTCTGGGGGCTCTGCATGAGCTCGATGGCGTCCACGGTCAGGTCCAGGGTCGGGCCGGGAGGATAGACCACGATGGACAGGGAGGCCGTGGCCGCGCCGCCCGGATTGGAGGCGGTCACGGTGTAGTTGGCCTTCGCCGTGGAGGTGGTGGGCGTCCCGCTGATGACGCCCGTGGTGGCGCTGATGGCGAGCCCCTGGGGAAGGGCCGGGGACACCGCGTAGGCGGTCGCGGGATCGCCGCCGCTGGTGGACGGGGTGTTGGGAGTGGCCGGGACGCCCACGGAATAGTAGGCCTTCGCCAGGGTGTAGGTCAGGCCGGTGGGGGCCGCCTCGACCACCCGGAGGGTGAGGGTGGCCTGGGTGCTCCCGGCGGTGTTGGAGGCCGTGATCACGTAGGGGGCCGAGGCGGCCGCGGCGGTGGGGGTACCGGTGATCACGCCGGTGGAGGTGCTGAGGACCAGGCCCGCAGGGAGGGCCGGACTTACCGCGTAGGCGTCGGGGACCCCGCCCGCGTTGGAAGGCGCGTTGGCCGTGATGGCGGTGCCGTGTTGGTACACGGCGGGGTTGAGGCTGTAGACCAGGGCCGTCGGGGCCGGTTCCACCACGGTGAGGGTGAGGGTGGCCTGCGCACTGCCGCCGGTGTTGGAGGCCGTCACGAGGTAGGGGGCCGAGGCGGCCGTGGCGGTGGGCGTCCCGGTGATCACGCCGGTGGAGGTATTAAGGGCCAGGCCCGCCGGCAGGGAGGGGCTGACCACGTACGAGGCCACCACCCCGCCCCCGTGGGAGGGCGTGTTGGCGGTGATGGCGGTTCCGCGGATGTAGACGGCCGGGTTGAGGCTGAAGGCCAGGGCCGTGGGCGCCGGTTCCACCACCGTGAGGGTGAGGGTGGCCTGCGTGCCGCCCAGGGCGTTGGAGGCCGTCACGGTGTAGGTGGCGGCGGCGGTCTGGGCCGTGGGCGTCCCCGCTATGACGCCGGTGGCGGTGTCAAGCGCGAGCCCGGCGGGAAGGGCCGGGGCGACGGCGTAGGCGGTCGGCCCGCCCCCGCCGTGCGTTGGCACGTTGGACGGAATGGCCACGCCCCGGGTGTACACCGCCGGATTGGCGCTGTAGGCCAGTCCCGTCGGGGCCTGATCCACCACCGACAGGGTGAGGGTGGCCTGGGCGCTGCCCGCGGTGTTGGTGGCCGTGACGACATAGGGGACCGCAGCGGCGAGGGCCGTGGGGGTCCCGGTGATCGCGCCGGTGGCGGTGCTGAAGGCCAGGCCCGCGGGCAGGGCCGGGCTGATCGCGTAGGCGCTGGGGACGCCGCCCGCATTGGAGGGCGTGTTGGCCGGGATGGCGGTGCCCCGGGCGTAGACCGCCGGATTGAGGCTGTAGGCGAGGGACGTGGGGGTCACGTCCACCACCGAGAGGATGAGGGTCGCCAGGGTTGACCCGCTGGTGTTGGTGGCGGTGACGGCGTAGGCGTCCGGGGCGGCGAGGGCCGTGGGGGTCCCGGTTATCACGCCGGTCGAGGTATTGAGCGCGAGCCCGGCGGGGAGGGCCGGACTGACCGCGTACGAGACGACCACGCCCCCGCCGTGGGAGGGGGTGTTGGCGGCGATGGCCGCACCCCGGGTGTAGACCGCGGGGTTGAGGCCGTAGGCCAGGGTCGTGGGGGCCGGTTCCACCACCGACAGGATGAGGGTGGCCTGGGCGCTGCCGCCGGTGTTGGTGGCCGTGACCACGTACGGGGCCGCGGCTGCGAGGACGGTGGGGGTTCCGGTGATCGCCCCGGTGCCGGCGTCCAGGGACAGCCCCGCGGGAAGCGCCGGGGCCACCAGGTAGGAGGCCACCGGGCCGCCTGCGCTGGAAGGAAGGTCGGCGGCGATGGCGGCGCCCCGGAAGAACACCGCCGGGTTGGCGCTGTAGGCCAGGCCCGTCGGCGCCTGCTCCAGCACCGAGAGGACGAGGATGGCCTGGGCGAAGCCGCCGGTGTTGGTGGCCGTGACCGTATAGGAGGCCGGGGAGGCCGTGGCGAGGGGCGTCCCGGTGATCGCGCCCGTGGCCGCGTCGAGGGCGAGACCCGCGGGAAGGGCCGGACTGACGGCGTAGGAGACCACCGCGCCCCCTGCGCTGGAGGCCAGGTTGGCCGCGATGGGCAGGCCCCGCTGGTAGACGGCCGTGGCCATGGTGTAGGCGAGGTTCGAGGGCGCGGCGTCGTTCACCGTGATGGCCACGGCCGCCGCGGCGCTGCCCGCCGAATTGGAAGCGGTGACGGTGTAGGTGGCCCGCGCGGTGATGGCCCCCGGGGTTCCGCTGATGACACCGGAGGCGGCGCCCAGACTGAGCCCGGCGGGGAGGGCCGGGGTGACGCTGTAGGCGGTTGGCGCCCCCCCCGTGTGGGAGGGGACGTCGTTGGCGATGGCCTGCCCCAGCGTGAAGGTGGCCGGATTGGCGGAGTACGCCAGGCCCGAGGGGGCCTGGACGGCCGGGGTGGGCGAACCCCCCCCGCCGCCGCTGCAGCCCGAAAGGACGAGGAGACAGACAGTCAAAACCAGGCCAAACCAACGGAATGGTCGCATCGTGCCCCCTCGGTATGAATCAATACTCCCATCCGAGGATGGGTTTGGCCATGGGCAATGGCTGATCCCGATTAACGATCAGACAAGCGGCCCATCAGGGCTTGAGGTGCTTGCCCAGGAACGTCTCCATGGCGCCGTAGAACGCGAAGCGGTTCTCCTCGTTATGGAAGCCGTGGCCTTCGTTGTCCTTGACCAGGTACTCCACCTCCACTCCGCGCTTCTTGAGGGCGGCCACCATCTGGTCGCTCTCGTCCTTGTTCACGCGGGGATCCTTGGCGCCCTGGGCGACGAGGAGCGGGGTCTTGATGCGGTCCGCCAGGAAGGCCGGGCTCGTGGCCTCCATGCGGGCCTTGTCCGTCTCAGGGTTGCCCACCATCTCGTACATCATTTCCAGGAAGGGCTTCCAGTAGGGCGGGATGGTCTTCATGAAGGTGAAGAGGTTGGAGACGCCCACGTAGTCGACGGCCGCCGCGTAGAGGTCGGGCGTGAGGGTGACGCCGGCGAGGGTGGCGTAGCCGCCGTAGCTGCCGCCGTAGATGGCGACCCGCTTGGGATCGGCGATCCCCTGCTTCACGAGCCAGGCCACGCCGTCGGTGATGTCGTCCTGCATGGTGCCGCCCCACTGCTTGAAGCTGGCTTCCCAGAACTTCCTGCCGTAGCCCGTGGAGCCCCGGAAGTTCATCTGGAACACGGCATAGCCGCGGCTGGCCAGGAACTGCACCTCGGGGTTGAAGCCCCAGACGTCCCGGTGCCAGGGGCCCCCGTGGGGGTTGATCACCACGGGCAGGCCCTTGGCCTCCCTGCCGTTGGGCAGGGTGAGGTAGCCGTTGATGGTGAGGCCGTCCCGGGAGGTGTAGGTGACCGGCTTCATGGGCGCCATGTCGGCCTCCTTGAGCCAGGGCGAGACCTGGGCCAGGAGGGTGAGGCTGCCGGTGGCCTTGTCGTAGAGGTACCGGGCGCCCCGGGAGCGGTCATTGTAGGCGGCGACGATGAAGTGCTTCTCGGCCTTGTCGCTGGCCGTGAAGGCCACCTCGTAGCCCGGCAGCTTCGCGGAAACCTTCTCGAACATGGCCTTGGACTCGCCGTCCAGGAAGTGGCGCTCCGGCTTC from Geothrix sp. 21YS21S-2 includes these protein-coding regions:
- a CDS encoding S9 family peptidase translates to MSRTLSGCLITGLLAVGMLATAVPPKAPPALKDFFRNPEKTAFAVSPDGKYLSWVAPYENRQNVFVRPLAGGPEKRVTSETARDISGYFWKGDRILYVKDFGGDENFHVVSVDLEGKDLKDLTPGEKLRAEIVDDLEDDPGFLLLSHNRRDPRVFDVFRVDVKTGKEEQVAQNPGNITGWMTDHAGRLRVALTTDGVNNSLLYRETEKDPFKVILTTNFKESVSPLLFTFDNKGLYVASNRGRDKSAIFEFDLATAKEGKLIFEHPQVDVSGLAHSRLRKVLVAASYTTWKPERHFLDGESKAMFEKVSAKLPGYEVAFTASDKAEKHFIVAAYNDRSRGARYLYDKATGSLTLLAQVSPWLKEADMAPMKPVTYTSRDGLTINGYLTLPNGREAKGLPVVINPHGGPWHRDVWGFNPEVQFLASRGYAVFQMNFRGSTGYGRKFWEASFKQWGGTMQDDITDGVAWLVKQGIADPKRVAIYGGSYGGYATLAGVTLTPDLYAAAVDYVGVSNLFTFMKTIPPYWKPFLEMMYEMVGNPETDKARMEATSPAFLADRIKTPLLVAQGAKDPRVNKDESDQMVAALKKRGVEVEYLVKDNEGHGFHNEENRFAFYGAMETFLGKHLKP